From Pseudovibrio sp. Tun.PSC04-5.I4, a single genomic window includes:
- a CDS encoding condensation domain-containing protein, which yields MPHKLLMLSHSQERLWFLDQLAPEQSAYNVSGAVRLNGALDVPSLERAFTALIERHESLRTRIVEEEGVGYQVIDPPADFLLKITDVDGLSSEQLKAHMQDLTAARFDLSTGPLFRAELLRLAADRHVLVVSIHHIVSDAWSIGVLVRELGELYAAQCEERPADLPTLPVQYADYAAWQRRWLEGERLEGSFRTGVTSFRSFQH from the coding sequence TTGCCACATAAATTATTAATGCTTTCACACTCTCAAGAACGTCTTTGGTTTTTGGATCAACTGGCACCAGAACAGTCTGCTTATAATGTTTCCGGGGCAGTCAGGTTAAATGGTGCGTTGGATGTACCTTCACTTGAAAGGGCGTTTACAGCACTGATTGAGCGTCATGAGAGCTTGCGCACGCGGATTGTAGAAGAAGAGGGGGTCGGTTATCAGGTAATTGATCCGCCGGCAGATTTCCTATTGAAGATTACCGATGTGGATGGCTTGTCCTCAGAACAGCTGAAGGCACACATGCAGGATCTGACTGCTGCGCGGTTTGATCTTTCGACTGGTCCCTTGTTCCGGGCAGAGCTTTTACGCCTTGCCGCGGATCGCCATGTGCTGGTTGTGAGCATACATCATATTGTTTCTGATGCCTGGTCCATAGGCGTCTTGGTGCGGGAACTGGGAGAGCTTTATGCTGCACAATGTGAGGAACGGCCAGCCGATCTTCCAACCCTGCCCGTGCAATATGCTGATTATGCCGCCTGGCAGCGGCGCTGGCTTGAGGGGGAGCGTCTGGAGGGCAGCTTTCGTACTGGTGTGACAAGCTTCAGGAGCTTCCAACATTAG